The following coding sequences lie in one Arachis ipaensis cultivar K30076 chromosome B05, Araip1.1, whole genome shotgun sequence genomic window:
- the LOC107642457 gene encoding ABC transporter E family member 2 isoform X2, whose product MFDEPSSYLDVKQRLKAAQVIRSLLRPNSYVIVVEHDLSVLDYLSDFICCLYGKPGAYGVVTLPFSVREGINIFLAGFVPTENLRFRDDSLTFKVAETPQETAEEAQSYARYKYPTMTKIQGNFKLRVVEGEFTDSQIVVMLGENGTGKTTFIRMLAGLLKPDTIEGGSDAEMPEFNVSYKPQKISPKFQSTVRNLLHQKIRDAYTHPQFISDVMKPLLIEQLMDQEVVNLSGGELQRVALCLCLGKPADIYLIDEPSAYLDSEQRIHAAKVIKRFILHAKKTAFVVEHDFIMATYLADRVIVYEGKPSLDCTANSPQSLLTGMNLFLSHLDITFRRDPTNYRPRINKLDSTKDREQKNAGSYYYLDD is encoded by the exons ATGTTTGATGAACCCTCTAGCTATCTTGATGTGAAGCAGAGACTGAAAGCCGCTCAAGTTATTCGGTCATTGCTTAGGCCTAATAG CTATGTAATTGTTGTGGAGCATGATCTGAGTGTCTTGGACTACTTGTCTGATTTCATTTGCTGTTTGTATGGCAAACCTGGTGCATATGGAGTTGTGACATTACCTTTCTCAGTCAGAGAAGGAATTAATATCTTCTTGGCTGGTTTTGTTCCAACAGAAAATCTTAGGTTCCGTGATGACTCTCTTACCTTCAAG GTTGCTGAGACTCCACAGGAAACTGCTGAGGAGGCTCAGTCATATGCCCGATACAAATATCCAACCATGACCAAAATTCAGGGCAATTTCAAGCTTCGTGTTGTTGAGGGAGAGTTCACGGATTCTCAGATTGTTGTGATGCTGGGAGAGAATGGAACTGGAAAGACAACATTTATTCGAATGCTG GCTGGTTTGTTAAAACCTGACACAATAGAAGGTGGATCTGACGCAGAGATGCCTGAGTTTAATGTTTCTTACAAGCCTCAGAAGATTAGCCCAAAGTTCCAGTCAACTGTTAGAAACTTGCTGCATCAAAAAATACGTGATGCATACACTCATCCCCAGTTTATATCAGATGTGATGAAGCCACTTCTTATTGAACAATTGATGGACCAAGAGGTTGTGAATCTTTCTGGTGGAGAGCTGCAAAGAGTTGCATTATGTCTCTGTCTTGGAAAG CCTGCAGACATCTATTTGATAGATGAGCCAAGTGCATATCTCGACTCTGAACAGCGAATTCATGCTGCCAAAGTCATCAAGAGGTTTATCCTTCATGCGAAGAAAACAGCTTTTGTGGTTGAGCACGATTTCATTATGGCAACTTATCTTGCTGATAGAGTTATTGTTTACGAGGGTAAACCATCACTTGATTGTACTGCCAATTCTCCGCAATCATTGTTGACTGGCATGAACCTTTTCTTGTCG CATCTCGATATCACATTTAGAAGGGACCCGACTAATTATCGTCCTAGGATTAACAAACTTGATTCAACCAAGGACAGAGAACAAAAGAATGCCGGGTCTTACTATTACCTTGACGACTGA
- the LOC107641621 gene encoding pentatricopeptide repeat-containing protein At4g19220, mitochondrial, giving the protein MRTWVAFPFQLLLKHITRWASQNLAFLPPRRSLSSNSFSSQNYHKGRFSNFKGQRDFILSNSRPLLSSFGHCFSTAIQLFEEMPQRSFCVNNVHFGLVLDYIRLSLKKPRTVTAYVAHCASLKIGALGHLPISTSLLTVYSKAGDFKSSRDLFGEIHNRDIIAWNAIVAACLENNCYSRAMEFLEEMNKAQIGFDSTTLLLMVSVSLHMKNFEHGQAIHCLSVKSGMLVDISLGNALTDMHAKCGDLSSAESLFEEMEYKDVVSWNSIMRGSLYNSDPEKSLYYFKRMTCAGETADCIGLSCAISASSRLGKLAFGQSIHGQGIKLGYRDRSHVSFSNSLISLYSQSGNISDAETVFREIAQKDVVSWNAMMEGFASNEKVNEVFDLLLEMQTTGSFQPDVVTFTTILPLCAELLLSKEGRTIHAFAIRRQMVPDHLPMLNSLIDMYSKFNLVEKARILFNSASQRDLVSWNVMISGYSQNSYSEEARDLFRELLNRVPNCSPSTVFAILSSCDSLDSLHFGRSIHCWKLKSGFLNDILLVNSLMHMYIICGDLKAGFSILQENSAVADIGSWNTLIVGCVRGDHFQEALETFSLMRQLAAFNHDSITIVGALSACANLGLLSQGKTLHGLTHKSPLQSDTRVQNSLITMYGRCEDIDSARVVFKFCSVPNLCSWNCMISALSHNKESREALEFFRDLQFKPNEFTIVSILSGCSQLGILRHGKQVHAHVFRSRIQCNSFIATALVDLYSNCGRLDIALKVFRHSEKSESAWNSTIAAYGYHGKGEQAIELFHEMCKSGTRVTKSTFVSLLSACSHSGLVNQGLWFYNRMLEEYGVEPEIEHQVYVVDMLGKSGRLDEAYEFTKGLESKATSGVWGTLLSACNYHGAIKLGKQVAQHLFEVDPQNVGYYISLSNMYVAAGSWKDATELREYVQDQGLKKAAGYSLIDVGLGQESA; this is encoded by the coding sequence ATGAGAACATGGGTagcttttccttttcaattgctCCTAAAGCATATAACAAGATGGGCCTCTCAAAATTTAGCCTTTCTTCCACCAAGAAGATCACTATCATCCAATTCATTTTCTTCACAGAACTACCATAAGGGAAGGTTCAGCAATTTTAAGGGGCAAAGAGATTTCATTCTATCAAATTCTCGTCCTCTGTTGTCATCTTTTGGTCATTGTTTTTCCACTGCCATTCAACTGTTCGAGGAAATGCCACAAAGGAGCTTTTGTGTCAATAATGTTCATTTTGGATTAGTTCTTGATTACATTAGATTGTCCCTCAAAAAACCAAGAACTGTGACTGCCTATGTTGCTCACTGTGCTTCCTTAAAAATAGGTGCTCTAGGTCACCTACCTATTTCAACATCTCTACTCACTGTTTATTCTAAGGCTGGAGATTTCAAATCCTCAAGAGATTTGTTTGGTGAGATTCATAACAGAGATATCATAGCTTGGAATGCCATTGTTGCAGCATGTCTTGAAAATAACTGTTATAGTAGAGCAATGGAATTCTTAGAGGAAATGAATAAGGCTCAAATTGGGTTTGATTCCACCACTCTATTGCTTATGGTATCAGTTTCACTCCACATGAAAAATTTTGAACATGGACAGGCAATTCATTGTTTGAGTGTAAAATCTGGGATGCTTGTGGATATCAGTCTAGGTAATGCTTTAACTGATATGCATGCAAAGTGCGGCGATCTAAGCTCCGCTGAGAGTCTATTTGAAGAGATGGAATATAAAGATGTTGTTTCATGGAATTCAATAATGAGAGGAAGCCTTTACAATAGTGATCCAGAGAAATCACTATATTACTTCAAAAGGATGACTTGTGCTGGAGAAACAGCCGATTGCATTGGTCTATCTTGTGCTATTTCGGCTTCTTCAAGGTTGGGAAAGTTGGCTTTTGGCCAGTCCATTCATGGGCAGGGAATCAAACTAGGTTACAGGGACAGATCACATGTTTCATTTTCCAACTCTCTCATTTCGTTGTATTCACAAAGTGGCAACATCAGCGACGCTGAGACAGTATTCAGGGAAATAGCACAGAAAGATGTCGTTTCCTGGAATGCAATGATGGAAGGATTTGCTTCAAATGAAAAAGTTAATGAAGTATTTGATCTTCTGCTTGAAATGCAAACAACAGGATCTTTCCAACCTGATGTTGTAACATTTACCACCATACTTCCACTATGTGCAGAGCTTCTGCTCTCCAAAGAAGGAAGAACTATCCATGCATTCGCAATTCGACGACAGATGGTACCTGATCATCTTCCTATGCTGAACAGCCTGATAGACATGTACTCAAAGTTCAACCTTGTGGAGAAAGCCAGGATCTTGTTCAATTCTGCCTCACAGAGAGATTTGGTATCATGGAATGTAATGATATCTGGCTATTCCCAAAACAGTTATTCTGAGGAAGCTCGAGATTTGTTCAGGGAGTTGCTAAACCGGGTTCCAAATTGCAGTCCTTCAACTGTTTTTGCTATTCTTTCTTCCTGTGATTCCCTTGATAGTCTCCACTTTGGAAGATCAATTCACTGCTGGAAGTTAAAATCTGGATTTTTGAACGACATTCTTCTTGTAAATTCTCTCATGCACATGTATATCATTTGTGGTGACCTGAAAGCTGGTTTCTCAATTTTGCAAGAGAACTCTGCAGTTGCAGATATCGGTTCATGGAACACTCTTATTGTAGGTTGTGTAAGAGGTGACCATTTTCAAGAGGCTTTAGAAACTTTCAGTTTGATGAGGCAATTAGCTGCTTTCAACCATGACTCCATAACCATTGTGGGTGCCTTGTCAGCTTGTGCAAACCTAGGACTACTCAGCCAAGGAAAAACTCTCCATGGTCTTACCCACAAATCTCCTTTGCAGTCAGATACTCGTGTTCAAAACTCGCTAATTACCATGTATGGCAGATGCGAGGACATTGACAGTGCCAGAGTAGTCTTCAAATTCTGCTCTGTTCCCAACCTATGCTCATGGAACTGCATGATCTCAGCTCTATCTCATAATAAAGAAAGTAGAGAAGCATTGGAATTTTTTCGTGATCTTCAGTTCAAACCAAATGAATTCACCATTGTGAGTATTCTGTCAGGTTGTTCTCAACTTGGCATCCTAAGACATGGAAAACAAGTTCATGCTCATGTGTTTAGGTCCAGAATTCAATGTAATTCTTTCATAGCAACAGCTCTTGTAGACTTGTACAGCAACTGTGGAAGACTGGACATTGCTCTCAAAGTATTTAGACACTCAGAGAAGTCAGAATCAGCTTGGAACTCCACGATTGCTGCATATGGATATCATggaaaaggagagcaagcaattGAACTCTTCCATGAAATGTGCAAATCAGGAACAAGGGTGACAAAGAGCACTTTTGTTAGCCTATTATCTGCTTGCAGCCATTCAGGACTAGTTAACCAAGGTCTTTGGTTCTACAACCGGATGTTAGAGGAATACGGCGTGGAACCAGAGATTGAGCATCAAGTTTATGTGGTCGACATGCTAGGTAAATCAGGTAGGCTTGATGAGGCTTATGAGTTTACAAAAGGCTTGGAATCAAAGGCCACCTCAGGTGTATGGGGAACACTTCTAAGTGCATGCAACTATCATGGAGCAATCAAGTTGGGGAAACAAGTAGCTCAACATCTCTTTGAAGTGGATCCTCAGAATGTTGGATATTACATATCATTGTCAAATATGTATGTTGCTGCAGGAAGCTGGAAAGATGCCACTGAATTGAGAGAGTATGTACAGGACCAAGGATTAAAAAAGGCTGCAGGCTATAGCCTTATTGATGTTGGCTTGGGACAGGAGAGTGCTTaa
- the LOC107642459 gene encoding glycine-rich protein A3, producing the protein MGGGKEHDEKGLFSHLAQGAASSYAHSHGHHGGYPPQGYPPPVGYGAYPPGQHGYPPAHGYPPAGYPPPGGYPPPGGYPPAGYPNPHGHSHHSGSGMGGLLAGGAAAAAAAYGAHHLSHGHHSGHMGYMGHMGHMGHGKFKHGKFKHGKFGKHGKYKRGKFGKMFKKWK; encoded by the exons ATGGGAGGTGGAAAGGAGCATGATGAGAAAGGGTTGTTTTCACACCTTGCTCAAGGGGCAGCATCAAGTTATGCTCACTCACATGGACATCATGGAGGATACCCTCCTCAAGGGTACCCTCCCCCTGTTGGATATGGTGCCTACCCTCCAGGACAACACGGTTACCCTCCCGCCCACGGTTACCCCCCTGCCGGTTACCCTCCTCCCGGTGGCTATCCTCCTCCTGGTGGTTATCCACCAGCTGGTTATCCTAATCCACATG GGCATAGTCACCACAGCGGCAGCGGGATGGGAGGATTGCTTGCTGGAGGTGCTGCCGCTGCGGCTGCCGCATATGGCGCCCACCATCTTTCTCACGGCCACCATAGCGGACACATGGGCTACATGGGACACATGGGACACATGGGACATGGGAAATTCAAGCATGGCAAGTTCAAGCATGGAAAGTTCGGCAAGCATGGGAAATATAAGCGTGGCAAGTTTGGTAAAATGTTCAAGAAGTGGAAGTAG
- the LOC107642457 gene encoding ABC transporter E family member 2 isoform X1 has translation MADRLTRIAIVSNDRCKPKKCRQECKKSCPVVRTGRLCIEVTSASKIAFISEELCIGCGICVKKCPFEAIQIINLPKDLDKDTTHRYGPNTFKLHRLPVPRPGQVLGLVGTNGIGKSTALKVLAGKLKPNLGRFTNPPDWQEILTYFRGSELQNYFTRILEDDLKAIIKPQYVDHIPKAVQGNVGQVLDQKDERDKKAELCADLELNQVIDRNVGDLSGGELQRFAIAVVAIQNAEIYMFDEPSSYLDVKQRLKAAQVIRSLLRPNSYVIVVEHDLSVLDYLSDFICCLYGKPGAYGVVTLPFSVREGINIFLAGFVPTENLRFRDDSLTFKVAETPQETAEEAQSYARYKYPTMTKIQGNFKLRVVEGEFTDSQIVVMLGENGTGKTTFIRMLAGLLKPDTIEGGSDAEMPEFNVSYKPQKISPKFQSTVRNLLHQKIRDAYTHPQFISDVMKPLLIEQLMDQEVVNLSGGELQRVALCLCLGKPADIYLIDEPSAYLDSEQRIHAAKVIKRFILHAKKTAFVVEHDFIMATYLADRVIVYEGKPSLDCTANSPQSLLTGMNLFLSHLDITFRRDPTNYRPRINKLDSTKDREQKNAGSYYYLDD, from the exons ATGGCGGATCGGTTGACGCGTATTGCTATCGTTAGCAACGACAGGTGCAAGCCCAAAAAGTGCCGCCAGGAGTGTAAGAAGAGTTGCCCTGTCGTCAGAACCG GTAGATTGTGTATTGAAGTTACTTCTGCTTCAAAGATTGCTTTCATATCTGAGGAGTTGTGCATTGGATGCGGTATTTGTGTTAAG AAATGCCCTTTTGAAGCCATACAGATTATCAATTTGCCTAAGGACTTGGACAAGGACACTACACACAGATATGGTCCCAATACTTTTAAGCTGCACAG GTTGCCCGTGCCAAGGCCAGGTCAAGTGCTTGGATTGGTTGGTACTAATGGTATTGGGAAATCCACTGCCCTTAAAGTTTTGGCCGGAAAGCTGAAGCCAAACCTTGGTCGTTTCACC AATCCCCCTGATTGGCAGGAGATTCTGACCTATTTTCGAGGATCTGAATTGCAGAATTATTTTACTCGAATTCTTGAGGATGATCTTAAG GCTATCATCAAGCCTCAGTATGTTGACCACATTCCAAAAGCAGTGCAAGGGAATGTGGGGCAGGTGCTTGATCAGAAAGATGAGAGAGATAAGAAGGCAGAGCTTTGTGCTGATCTGGAGCTTAACCAGGTTATAGATCGTAATGTTGGTGATCTTTCTGGTGGAGAGCTCCAAAGGTTCGCCATTGCAGTTGTTGCCATCCAGAATGCAGAGATATACATGTTTGATGAACCCTCTAGCTATCTTGATGTGAAGCAGAGACTGAAAGCCGCTCAAGTTATTCGGTCATTGCTTAGGCCTAATAG CTATGTAATTGTTGTGGAGCATGATCTGAGTGTCTTGGACTACTTGTCTGATTTCATTTGCTGTTTGTATGGCAAACCTGGTGCATATGGAGTTGTGACATTACCTTTCTCAGTCAGAGAAGGAATTAATATCTTCTTGGCTGGTTTTGTTCCAACAGAAAATCTTAGGTTCCGTGATGACTCTCTTACCTTCAAG GTTGCTGAGACTCCACAGGAAACTGCTGAGGAGGCTCAGTCATATGCCCGATACAAATATCCAACCATGACCAAAATTCAGGGCAATTTCAAGCTTCGTGTTGTTGAGGGAGAGTTCACGGATTCTCAGATTGTTGTGATGCTGGGAGAGAATGGAACTGGAAAGACAACATTTATTCGAATGCTG GCTGGTTTGTTAAAACCTGACACAATAGAAGGTGGATCTGACGCAGAGATGCCTGAGTTTAATGTTTCTTACAAGCCTCAGAAGATTAGCCCAAAGTTCCAGTCAACTGTTAGAAACTTGCTGCATCAAAAAATACGTGATGCATACACTCATCCCCAGTTTATATCAGATGTGATGAAGCCACTTCTTATTGAACAATTGATGGACCAAGAGGTTGTGAATCTTTCTGGTGGAGAGCTGCAAAGAGTTGCATTATGTCTCTGTCTTGGAAAG CCTGCAGACATCTATTTGATAGATGAGCCAAGTGCATATCTCGACTCTGAACAGCGAATTCATGCTGCCAAAGTCATCAAGAGGTTTATCCTTCATGCGAAGAAAACAGCTTTTGTGGTTGAGCACGATTTCATTATGGCAACTTATCTTGCTGATAGAGTTATTGTTTACGAGGGTAAACCATCACTTGATTGTACTGCCAATTCTCCGCAATCATTGTTGACTGGCATGAACCTTTTCTTGTCG CATCTCGATATCACATTTAGAAGGGACCCGACTAATTATCGTCCTAGGATTAACAAACTTGATTCAACCAAGGACAGAGAACAAAAGAATGCCGGGTCTTACTATTACCTTGACGACTGA
- the LOC107641622 gene encoding F-box/kelch-repeat protein At3g23880-like produces MQMEAQEPTAAVLLCEVVVMEILSWLPAKPLTRLKLVCKSWNSIISDPHFVKLHLHRSPKNAILLFTPLDEENIWGLVFSSVDSFIQNPSSTLDAQENRYSLHVNDWVVGSCNGLVCVAHVLDHTKTDIWHIWVRLLNPLTGYISENSPCLRVNMHTALGFGYDESSGSYKVLAIIWDSSGTLITQVYSFGGSSWKRIKSFPAFPFSCQDNGYFIGGTLNWIAFRTPHAADYDWYAVTLDMLMLVSFDLKSDTSKEIPLPKGIDEIPGQEPTLGVWGNSLYLLHDYNSTHLIAWQMKEFGDENSWTQLLKISFHHLGVECLFPGFVFENGNVFMLRGRHGFEAVFYDRRDNSVKRVNISSDTHYLDAFDYVESLVQLC; encoded by the coding sequence ATGCAGATGGAGGCTCAAGAGCCAACAGCGGCGGTCCTCTTGTGTGAAGTGGTGGTGATGGAGATCCTCTCTTGGCTTCCTGCAAAGCCTCTGACGCGGCTGAAGCTTGTGTGCAAGTCATGGAACTCCATCATCTCCGACCCTCACTTCGTCAAACTTCACCTTCACCGTTCACCCAAAAATGCCATCCTCCTCTTTACGCCCCTCGACGAAGAAAATATATGGGGCTTAGTGTTTAGTAGCGTTGACTCTTTCATCCAGAATCCATCATCTACTCTTGATGCTCAAGAGAATCGCTACTCTCTACACGTAAACGACTGGGTTGTGGGTTCATGCAACGGGTTGGTTTGTGTGGCCCATGTTCTTGACCACACCAAGACCGATATTTGGCATATCTGGGTGCGTTTATTGAACCCTCTCACAGGCTATATTTCAGAGAACTCGCCGTGCTTACGTGTCAATATGCACACTGCTCTTGGATTTGGGTATGATGAGTCAAGTGGCAGTTACAAGGTACTGGCTATCATTTGGGATTCTTCTGGAACATTGATTACGCAAGTTTATAGCTTTGGTGGCAGTTCATGGAAGAGGATCAAGAGTTTTCCTGCTTTTCCGTTTTCTTGTCAAGATAATGGCTACTTCATCGGTGGCACTCTTAATTGGATAGCTTTCCGTACCCCGCATGCAGCTGATTATGATTGGTATGCTGTTACACTTGATATGTTAATGCTTGTTTCTTTTGACCTGAAATCGGATACAAGTAAAGAGATTCCGCTTCCAAAGGGTATAGATGAGATCCCCGGTCAAGAGCCAACTCTGGGAGTTTGGGGAAATAGCCTGTATCTTCTTCATGATTACAACAGCACTCATTTAATTGCATGGCAAATGAAGGAGTTTGGAGATGAAAATTCTTGGACTCAATTGCTAAAGATTAGTTTTCACCATCTCGGTGTTGAATGCCTATTTCCAGGATTTGTATTTGAGAATGGAAATGTCTTCATGTTGAGAGGCAGGCATGGTTTTGAGGCAGTGTTTTATGACCGAAGAGATAATAGTGTTAAACGCGTTAATATCTCGTCCGACACTCATTACCTCGATGCATTTGATTATGTTGAGAGCTTGGTTCAGCTTTGTTAA